A DNA window from Anastrepha ludens isolate Willacy chromosome 6, idAnaLude1.1, whole genome shotgun sequence contains the following coding sequences:
- the LOC128866994 gene encoding uncharacterized protein LOC128866994 isoform X1, which produces MDSPEPVKTHYVRCLRCQKILECSRYDTNALLEHIRTDHPEIEIVENGSNGNSGMPRNGHKKVREAANCIVVPQETADDKTSPPQPTMFEPSAATQSEEYENFQPRSTSSREHMHIRSQRGIFKMPVDSRTKPEMSNCDQRADGSNDTGTAYTRRYHVNMPPSQTHDEKPNRSLYRTSIEKWRPANGTLFCPNCGANRRPLIRTQTERSSSNSCCAVCILGCWPFCFLPFLVPNDNKEYLHCSNCKAFLGLYDRANNCVRPNREFCQAEETIIKETDMRAEGGEAKEKRRCQCI; this is translated from the exons ATGGACTCACCCGAACCGGTTAAGACGCATTACGTCCGTTGTTTAAGATGCCAGAAAATTTTAGAGTGTTCTCGCTACGACACCAACGCTCTACTCGAACACATACGCACCGATCATCCAGAAATTGAAATCGTTGAAAACGGCAGCAACGGCAACAGCGGCATGCCACGCAACGGCCATAAAAAAGTGCGCGAGGCGGCTAACTGTATAGTCGTGCCACAAGAAACAGCTGACGATAAAACCTCCCCACCTCAGCCGACAATGTTCGAACCCTCCGCGGCCACCCAGTCCGAGGAGTATGAAAACTTTCAGCCGCGCTCTACTTCATCCCGCGAACACATGCACATTCGCTCGCAGCGAG gtATCTTTAAAATGCCAGTTGACAGCCGTACCAAACCCGAAATGTCCAACTGTGATCAGCGTGCCGATGGCAGTAACGACACGGGCACGGCCTACACCCGACGCTACCATGTAAATATGCCGCCCTCGCAGACCCACGATGAGAAACCCAATCGCAGTCTCTACCGCACCTCTATCGAGAAATGGCGTCCAGCAAATGGCACCCTCTTTTGTCCGAATTGCGGCGCCAATCGACGCCCATTGATACGCACACAGACCGAACGCAGCTCCAGCAATTCCTGTTGTGCAGTTTGTATACTCGGCTGTTGGCCATTCTGCTTTTTGCCCTTCCTGGTGCCCAATGACAACAAGGAGTACCTACATTGTTCCAACTGCAAGGCGTTCCTCGGGCTTTATGATCGCGCCAATAATTGCGTGAGACCAAATCGGGAGTTTTGTCAAGCTGAGGAGACGATCATTAAAGAAACAGACATGCGCGCCGAGGGTGGCGAAGCTAAAGAAAAACGGAGATGTCAATGCATTTAA
- the LOC128866994 gene encoding uncharacterized protein LOC128866994 isoform X2 — translation MDSPEPVKTHYVRCLRCQKILECSRYDTNALLEHIRTDHPEIEIVENGSNGNSGMPRNGHKKVREAANCIVVPQETADDKTSPPQPTMFEPSAATQSEEYENFQPRSTSSREHMHIRSQRVDSRTKPEMSNCDQRADGSNDTGTAYTRRYHVNMPPSQTHDEKPNRSLYRTSIEKWRPANGTLFCPNCGANRRPLIRTQTERSSSNSCCAVCILGCWPFCFLPFLVPNDNKEYLHCSNCKAFLGLYDRANNCVRPNREFCQAEETIIKETDMRAEGGEAKEKRRCQCI, via the exons ATGGACTCACCCGAACCGGTTAAGACGCATTACGTCCGTTGTTTAAGATGCCAGAAAATTTTAGAGTGTTCTCGCTACGACACCAACGCTCTACTCGAACACATACGCACCGATCATCCAGAAATTGAAATCGTTGAAAACGGCAGCAACGGCAACAGCGGCATGCCACGCAACGGCCATAAAAAAGTGCGCGAGGCGGCTAACTGTATAGTCGTGCCACAAGAAACAGCTGACGATAAAACCTCCCCACCTCAGCCGACAATGTTCGAACCCTCCGCGGCCACCCAGTCCGAGGAGTATGAAAACTTTCAGCCGCGCTCTACTTCATCCCGCGAACACATGCACATTCGCTCGCAGCGAG TTGACAGCCGTACCAAACCCGAAATGTCCAACTGTGATCAGCGTGCCGATGGCAGTAACGACACGGGCACGGCCTACACCCGACGCTACCATGTAAATATGCCGCCCTCGCAGACCCACGATGAGAAACCCAATCGCAGTCTCTACCGCACCTCTATCGAGAAATGGCGTCCAGCAAATGGCACCCTCTTTTGTCCGAATTGCGGCGCCAATCGACGCCCATTGATACGCACACAGACCGAACGCAGCTCCAGCAATTCCTGTTGTGCAGTTTGTATACTCGGCTGTTGGCCATTCTGCTTTTTGCCCTTCCTGGTGCCCAATGACAACAAGGAGTACCTACATTGTTCCAACTGCAAGGCGTTCCTCGGGCTTTATGATCGCGCCAATAATTGCGTGAGACCAAATCGGGAGTTTTGTCAAGCTGAGGAGACGATCATTAAAGAAACAGACATGCGCGCCGAGGGTGGCGAAGCTAAAGAAAAACGGAGATGTCAATGCATTTAA